The genomic region TTCATTTTGCCCTCAAAGGTAAAATTGTTGTTTACAAAGATAAATTACACTTTTTATAGTGAAAGGTGTTCTGTATTGAAAAAATAATGTGTATACCGAAGAAAACAGCCTAAAAGCGCTAAATTACTGAAAAATAAGGGAGTTATGGTGATATATGGCAACTTTTTTGGAACGCCGCTTTTCCGTCTACTAAAAAAACAATTTATATTGTAGCATATCCGAATTTGGAGACTTTTTGATATTATGAAAGCAAATCCGCATAAAGCAAGTTGGTTGTGCGCCCTTGGCGTACTCCTGATGGCATCATTCTCTTTTGCTGGCTATGGGTTTAGCGACTACCGCGACCGTGACCAGTCCCGTTTTGAAACTAAGCAGGCTAAGCCCTTCCGCCCGGACAAGGACGTCGTGTCCGTGGTCATGCGTGAAGCTATTCCTCGTGGCGGTGGCTATACCTACCAGTATCCCCGTGAAAACCCGGAACCGGTTCTCACCGACAAGTTTGCTATGGAAGGTGCTCTTTCCATGGAAATTGAACTTATCGCAAGTGACTACTCCGGTGTGGCTATCTGTATTGCAGGTTCTGTGAACCTCGAACCGTACTACGAGGAAGGCGTCCTCGAGTTCTGGATCAAGGGCGCCCAGGGCGGCGAAAACGCCTTGTTCGTGCTCGTTGACGACGGTGTCAAGACTGGTGGTGAATCCATGCAGGTCAAGCTCCGTTCCAAGAGCCTTGGTGAAATTACTACAGAATGGAAGCGCTTCAGCATTCCTTTGAAGCTCTTTGGTAAGACCGGTGTGTACTGGGATGCCAAGAACACTCGCGAAGTTATGTTGCCTTTCAGCTGGTCCAAC from Fibrobacter sp. harbors:
- a CDS encoding sugar-binding protein; the encoded protein is MKANPHKASWLCALGVLLMASFSFAGYGFSDYRDRDQSRFETKQAKPFRPDKDVVSVVMREAIPRGGGYTYQYPRENPEPVLTDKFAMEGALSMEIELIASDYSGVAICIAGSVNLEPYYEEGVLEFWIKGAQGGENALFVLVDDGVKTGGESMQVKLRSKSLGEITTEWKRFSIPLKLFGKTGVYWDAKNTREVMLPFSWSNFKGFRIEVRKDENESFKVWLDDIVIKKQGKAYEGPSNYPFRNEI